A region of Dehalococcoidia bacterium DNA encodes the following proteins:
- a CDS encoding DUF6159 family protein has protein sequence MFGSFSRSFKLFKESWSVLRQDPELIWLTVASFFSVGLIIVIFTGIGFSSNMIVAEEGSESITSGGIFLIALIYFLCYFSQIYFQVALVSAVMHRMDGYDPSIRFAINQANHRLFAILVWTLIAATVGLIIKAIEEGARRRGSGIGASIIVMILGASWNLLVFFVIPVIVAENKTGISAIKQSGKIIKERWGSAIIGNQGIGLLVFIAVLLTGAGPIALGVFAIDASFLLGALLILLGILSGMTVAAIGSTLSSTYRAVLYRYATAGEIGQYHKEILDSAFRPSSDLRQHQ, from the coding sequence ATGTTTGGTTCATTTAGCAGAAGTTTTAAATTATTCAAAGAGAGCTGGAGCGTTTTGCGGCAAGACCCCGAATTAATTTGGCTTACTGTCGCTTCATTCTTTTCCGTAGGATTGATAATCGTAATATTCACGGGGATAGGATTCAGCAGCAATATGATTGTCGCTGAAGAAGGCTCGGAATCGATTACGTCGGGGGGGATATTTCTTATAGCTTTGATCTATTTTCTCTGTTACTTCTCACAAATCTATTTCCAAGTTGCATTAGTTTCCGCGGTAATGCACCGTATGGATGGCTACGACCCTTCTATTCGATTCGCTATTAACCAAGCAAACCATCGCCTTTTCGCAATACTAGTGTGGACTTTAATTGCAGCAACAGTCGGACTAATAATTAAAGCTATTGAAGAAGGTGCTCGAAGACGTGGTAGCGGCATAGGTGCTTCCATAATAGTGATGATTCTCGGTGCTAGCTGGAATCTACTTGTTTTCTTTGTAATTCCCGTCATAGTTGCCGAAAACAAAACAGGTATTAGTGCGATCAAACAATCAGGAAAAATAATTAAGGAACGCTGGGGTAGCGCAATTATTGGTAACCAAGGCATTGGACTCTTAGTTTTTATTGCTGTGCTTCTGACAGGGGCAGGACCAATCGCATTAGGTGTTTTTGCAATTGACGCAAGTTTCTTACTTGGGGCTTTACTCATTCTGCTAGGTATTCTGTCAGGCATGACTGTCGCTGCCATAGGCTCGACACTTAGCTCAACATACCGTGCAGTCCTATATCGATATGCGACCGCCGGTGAAATAGGGCAATACCATAAAGAAATACTTGATTCTGCGTTTCGACCATCAAGTGATCTGCGCCAACACCAATAG